The Nitrosomonas sp. sh817 genome includes a window with the following:
- a CDS encoding trypsin-like serine protease, which yields MNHKLHHLLISFSVAAGLSVSAHATTLPVIDLDAAKEYMPLMVASDDPANWIAPLGLPFDGVAKLLLSRSDGNFGCSGSLLDGGAFLMTAAHCVTDDDGNNLLNSATISFQGGTVTTTSTEAFVFPTWDGHSLGNNDDIAILKLDTPVNSIPGFGLASGSPVLQPVLHAGYGLIGTGSTGAIPGTFGTLHYGYNVYDAQWSGGSLAYDFDDGTAAHDVFCIIAGTCNTGLPFPNEAMIASGDSGGPSFVLEGGLFKLVGVHSFGATFGVGFGDINDELDSSFGEVGGDTYLLPHAAWIASITAVPEPQTYLMLLAGLFAIGMFAQRRTNHHQA from the coding sequence ATGAATCATAAATTGCACCACTTATTAATTTCGTTTTCGGTTGCCGCAGGGCTATCGGTTTCGGCTCATGCCACAACACTGCCGGTGATTGATCTCGACGCCGCCAAAGAGTACATGCCTTTAATGGTTGCCAGCGATGATCCTGCTAATTGGATCGCGCCGCTGGGCTTGCCGTTTGACGGCGTGGCGAAGCTGTTGTTGAGCCGCAGCGACGGTAATTTCGGTTGCAGCGGTTCGCTGCTGGACGGCGGCGCCTTTCTGATGACTGCCGCACATTGTGTCACGGATGATGACGGCAATAATCTGCTCAATTCCGCTACCATTTCTTTCCAGGGCGGCACGGTCACCACAACTTCCACCGAGGCTTTTGTCTTTCCAACCTGGGATGGCCATTCGCTCGGCAACAATGACGATATCGCAATCCTCAAGCTGGATACACCGGTCAATTCCATTCCCGGTTTCGGGCTTGCGTCCGGCAGTCCGGTTCTTCAGCCGGTATTACACGCTGGCTACGGTTTGATCGGCACCGGTTCAACTGGCGCCATTCCCGGTACTTTTGGCACACTGCATTACGGTTACAACGTTTATGATGCGCAATGGAGCGGCGGCAGTTTGGCATATGACTTCGATGACGGCACCGCCGCGCACGATGTCTTCTGTATCATAGCCGGAACCTGTAACACCGGTTTACCGTTCCCTAACGAAGCCATGATCGCTTCCGGCGACTCCGGCGGCCCCAGCTTTGTTCTCGAAGGCGGCCTATTTAAACTGGTCGGCGTGCATTCGTTCGGCGCCACTTTCGGTGTGGGATTCGGCGATATTAACGATGAACTGGATTCCTCTTTCGGTGAGGTCGGCGGTGATACCTATCTGCTGCCGCATGCCGCCTGGATTGCAAGCATCACAGCAGTACCCGAGCCTCAAACTTATCTGATGCTGCTGGCCGGCTTATTCGCCATTGGCATGTTCGCGCAACGCCGCACCAATCATCATCAGGCCTAA
- a CDS encoding M18 family aminopeptidase — protein MTTPMPPDNPIQDLLDFIDRSPSPWHAAASVEAAVQTFQFARLDETAKWQLQAGGRYYVVRDDSSIVLFVLGSKAPVEAGFKIVGAHTDSPGFRIRPHAATVSSGFARLGVEIYGGPILATFTDRDLSLAGRISYLDEHGKLAYRLVRFDQPLLRLPNLAIHMNRGVNEDGLKLHKQNELPPLFAQLTGEQLPQPYFLALLEQASGIPAAQILSWDLAVYDTQKGAVWGANREFYADSQIDNLASCHAGLQALLADTVMNDAHSTLVCAFFDHEEIGSQSHVGAGGSFLADTLQRICIATGMDREDTARALANSFLISADMAHGYHPNFPAAYDADHRVYVNQGPVIKSNANRRYSTESVSAAQFIRWCEDAEVPYQRYSHRSDLPCGSTIGPIASAKLGIRSVDVGCPMWAMHSVRESAGVDDHDYMIRVLKRFFSD, from the coding sequence ATGACAACGCCAATGCCCCCTGACAATCCGATTCAAGATTTACTCGATTTCATTGATCGCAGCCCGAGTCCGTGGCATGCCGCCGCTTCGGTTGAAGCCGCGGTGCAAACCTTTCAATTTGCCAGACTCGATGAAACCGCCAAATGGCAACTGCAAGCCGGCGGGCGCTATTACGTGGTGCGCGACGATTCGTCGATTGTGCTGTTCGTATTGGGCAGTAAAGCGCCGGTTGAAGCGGGTTTCAAAATCGTCGGCGCGCATACCGATTCGCCGGGATTCCGCATCCGTCCGCACGCCGCCACGGTGAGCAGCGGCTTTGCCCGGCTCGGCGTCGAAATTTACGGCGGGCCGATCCTGGCGACATTCACCGACCGCGACCTGAGCCTGGCGGGCCGTATCAGCTATCTCGACGAGCACGGCAAGCTGGCGTACCGGCTGGTGCGCTTTGATCAGCCGCTGCTGCGTCTGCCGAACCTGGCGATTCACATGAACCGCGGCGTCAACGAGGATGGTTTGAAACTGCACAAGCAAAACGAATTGCCGCCGTTGTTCGCGCAACTGACCGGCGAGCAATTGCCGCAACCGTATTTTCTGGCGCTGCTGGAGCAAGCCAGCGGCATTCCCGCGGCGCAAATCCTGTCGTGGGATCTGGCGGTGTATGACACCCAAAAAGGCGCGGTGTGGGGTGCGAACCGGGAGTTCTACGCCGACAGCCAGATCGACAATCTGGCGTCGTGCCACGCCGGCTTGCAAGCATTGCTGGCCGACACTGTCATGAATGATGCGCACAGCACGCTGGTGTGCGCGTTTTTCGATCACGAGGAAATCGGCAGCCAGAGTCATGTCGGCGCCGGCGGCAGCTTCCTCGCCGATACTCTGCAACGGATTTGCATCGCCACCGGGATGGATCGCGAAGACACCGCCCGGGCGCTGGCGAACAGCTTCCTGATCAGCGCCGACATGGCGCACGGCTATCATCCGAACTTTCCGGCAGCGTACGACGCCGATCACCGCGTGTACGTCAATCAGGGGCCGGTGATCAAATCCAACGCCAACCGGCGTTACAGCACCGAAAGCGTCTCCGCCGCGCAATTCATCCGCTGGTGCGAGGACGCCGAAGTGCCGTACCAGCGCTACTCGCACCGCAGCGACCTGCCGTGCGGCAGCACCATCGGGCCGATCGCCTCGGCCAAGCTCGGTATCCGCAGCGTCGACGTCGGCTGCCCGATGTGGGCGATGCACAGCGTGCGCGAAAGCGCCGGGGTGGACGATCATGACTACATGATCCGCGTGCTGAAACGCTTTTTCAGCGATTGA
- a CDS encoding heme peroxidase family protein — MTRHGSYKLGGDNPPKSTYYEQGKFGRMFPSLPPFATDNKQIKDALKELGKKGGIMDAMESMDVMANPNLARDLIVNPALNTNNPNNPNLSAGMTFLGQFLDHDITFDPTSSLERQSDPESIQNFRTPLFELDSMYGSGPGASPHLYDQSPAGEGIKFYLEEIPGSGAVSADGSTRFDLPRNNQGTALLGDPRNDENLIVSQLHLAMLRFHNAVVDYVKAEFGLSNPDEVFAEAQRLVRWHYQWIIVHEFLEKTVGKPLVDDILNNGRKFYKWRNQPYIPVEFSAAAYRFGHSQVRPSYRSNFGPTPSDVNSHVFKLIFNDGLPDGPDPDDLRGGKRAPSRFIDWQTFFDFGDGNVRPNKKIDTKLSTVLFDLPGVRGEFQSLAQLNLLRGLTFSLPSGQSVAKAMNLPVLDATDLADLVDLKLHLRTPLWFYILREAEVKQNGERLGPVGGRIVAEVFIGLLQGDSMSYLKQDPEWTPTLPSAVADNFKMTDLLKFAGVVARL, encoded by the coding sequence ATGACACGACACGGTTCTTATAAATTAGGCGGTGATAATCCTCCCAAGTCGACTTATTACGAGCAAGGTAAATTTGGCCGGATGTTTCCGTCATTGCCGCCTTTTGCTACGGATAACAAACAAATAAAAGATGCGCTAAAAGAATTGGGCAAGAAAGGCGGCATTATGGATGCGATGGAAAGTATGGATGTTATGGCGAATCCAAATCTTGCTCGCGATTTGATCGTGAATCCCGCATTAAATACCAATAATCCGAATAATCCCAATCTTTCCGCCGGTATGACTTTTCTTGGTCAATTTCTTGACCATGACATTACATTCGATCCGACATCGAGTTTGGAACGGCAATCGGATCCGGAATCCATTCAGAATTTCCGGACACCGCTGTTTGAATTGGACAGCATGTATGGGTCGGGACCGGGTGCATCGCCGCATTTGTACGACCAAAGCCCAGCCGGGGAAGGTATCAAGTTTTATCTTGAAGAAATTCCCGGTTCCGGGGCAGTTTCTGCGGATGGATCCACACGTTTCGATTTGCCACGCAACAACCAGGGAACTGCACTGTTGGGTGATCCACGCAATGATGAGAATTTGATTGTCTCTCAATTGCATCTGGCGATGTTGCGGTTTCACAATGCGGTTGTCGATTATGTGAAAGCTGAGTTTGGCCTTAGCAATCCTGACGAAGTTTTTGCAGAGGCGCAGCGTTTGGTTCGATGGCATTACCAGTGGATTATCGTGCACGAATTTTTGGAGAAAACAGTCGGTAAACCATTGGTTGATGATATTTTGAACAATGGACGCAAGTTTTATAAATGGCGCAATCAACCCTATATTCCAGTTGAATTTTCGGCAGCCGCCTATCGTTTCGGGCATTCACAGGTGCGTCCGTCTTATCGCTCCAACTTTGGGCCAACACCGTCAGATGTGAATTCGCATGTCTTCAAACTGATCTTTAATGACGGTTTGCCCGATGGCCCCGATCCGGATGATTTGCGAGGTGGAAAGCGAGCCCCATCCCGCTTTATTGATTGGCAAACATTTTTTGATTTTGGTGATGGCAATGTCCGGCCGAATAAGAAAATTGATACGAAACTGTCGACCGTGTTATTTGATTTGCCAGGTGTGCGGGGCGAGTTTCAATCCCTAGCGCAGCTTAATTTACTACGGGGTCTGACTTTCAGCTTACCTTCCGGCCAAAGTGTAGCCAAAGCTATGAATTTGCCTGTTCTGGATGCGACGGACCTTGCCGATCTTGTTGATCTCAAATTGCACCTACGGACGCCGCTTTGGTTTTATATTTTGCGTGAAGCTGAAGTGAAGCAAAACGGAGAGCGGCTCGGGCCGGTTGGTGGACGCATTGTTGCCGAGGTTTTTATTGGCTTGTTGCAGGGCGATTCGATGTCATACCTGAAGCAAGATCCGGAATGGACACCCACGTTACCAAGTGCGGTTGCAGATAATTTTAAAATGACTGACTTACTGAAGTTCGCCGGTGTTGTTGCGCGATTATGA
- a CDS encoding nucleotidyltransferase domain-containing protein gives MPLIEDDHPVAPGVRAAIESRLAAIEADYGVRILYACESGSRGWGFASPDSDYDVRFIYAHPLPWYLQVTPQRNVIELPVADELDINGWELRKSLGLLKKGNATLIEWLDSPVVYRADSAFLRAMQDAAMQMHQPERSFRHYWHMARGNYRAYLTGATVRLKKYLYVLRPLLAARWIEQGRGTVPMRFEQLAAAMITDPILRRAIDELLAVKRSVQEAEYGSPLPVIDAFIAAELQRLESVSPPAFREIDYSVLDRLLMETVLQLDASRKR, from the coding sequence ATGCCGCTCATTGAAGACGATCACCCGGTCGCCCCCGGCGTCCGCGCCGCAATCGAATCCCGCCTCGCGGCGATTGAGGCGGATTATGGCGTGCGCATCCTTTATGCGTGTGAGTCCGGCAGCCGCGGCTGGGGTTTCGCCTCGCCCGACAGCGATTACGATGTGCGCTTCATTTACGCTCATCCGCTGCCCTGGTATTTGCAAGTCACACCGCAACGCAATGTCATCGAGTTGCCCGTTGCGGACGAACTCGATATCAACGGCTGGGAATTGCGCAAGTCGCTGGGATTGTTGAAAAAAGGCAATGCTACACTGATCGAGTGGCTCGATTCGCCGGTGGTGTATCGCGCCGATAGCGCTTTTTTACGCGCCATGCAGGATGCCGCCATGCAGATGCATCAGCCTGAGCGCAGCTTCCGCCATTATTGGCACATGGCGCGCGGCAACTATCGCGCGTATCTCACCGGAGCCACGGTGCGGCTGAAAAAATACCTCTATGTATTGCGCCCTCTGCTGGCCGCGCGCTGGATCGAACAAGGCCGCGGTACGGTGCCGATGCGGTTTGAGCAATTGGCGGCTGCCATGATCACTGACCCGATATTGCGCCGGGCCATCGATGAATTGCTGGCCGTCAAGCGATCAGTGCAGGAAGCGGAATACGGTTCGCCGCTGCCAGTCATCGATGCATTCATCGCCGCGGAATTGCAGCGGCTGGAATCGGTATCCCCGCCCGCATTCCGTGAAATAGACTATTCCGTGCTGGACCGGCTGTTAATGGAAACCGTGCTGCAACTCGATGCATCGAGAAAGCGCTGA
- a CDS encoding DNA methyltransferase, translated as MALAWNEIKDRALAFSRDWAKAESEDADAKPFWIEFFNVFGITSRRIGSFEQKVKKLGDRDGYIDWLWKGNLLIEHKSRGKDLDRAYQQAIDYFPGLKEHELPRFVLVSDFARFRLYDMVEGTQTEFLLKELYKNVKLFWFIAGYQPQKISPESPVNAKAVQRMAKLHDQLKQIGYGQAKPRDLEVYLVRLLFCLFAEDTGIFERTQFTEFISQQTREDGSDLASQLAQLFDILNTPEHARLKNLDDTLARFPYVNGKLFEERLPFASFDRDMRAALLVCCALDWSGISPAIFGSLFQNIMDETPNARRNLGAHYTTEENILKLIRPLFLDELHAEFEKIRQTVKGRTQNLQAFHSKLASLKFLDPACGCGNFLVIAYRELRRLELEVLRTLHGGGQLVLDISNIVRVNVDQFHGIEIEEFPVQIAQVALWLTDHQMNAQVSEEFGQNYIRLPLTKSAHIVHGNALRLDWNEVIPAEQCHYVMGNPPFIGAKFMNDAQRADVAAIFHDTKNAGLLDYVSCWYRKATDYIAAHPAIRVAFVSTNSITQGEQTGVLWPDLLRRSVHIHFAHRTFQWSSEASGKAAVHCVIIGFGLQEAAQKTIFEYENIQGEAHAVSAKNINPYLVDASNVIAEGRMQPLSAPYPLANGSIPADGGHLILELADKDALLASDPVAEKWLRPYLGAEGFIHNQYRYCLWLLNCPPNELRLMPLVLQRVEGVRLFRLKSSKIATREKATIPTRFTENRQPVNGTYLALPRTSSENRFYIPIGFLSSDVIAANDLQIVPNAGLYEFGILTSIMHMAWMKITSGRLESRYRYSAKYTYNTFPWPEPTETQRKAIETAAQAVLDARALFPDATLADLYDPLTMPPELVRAHQSLDRAVDAAYGKKSFASEAERVAFLFERYQAITSLLPTAAIRKPRKKIAQQPDHDPLP; from the coding sequence ATGGCGCTAGCCTGGAACGAAATCAAAGACCGCGCGCTGGCGTTTTCCCGCGACTGGGCCAAAGCGGAATCGGAAGACGCCGATGCCAAGCCGTTCTGGATCGAGTTTTTCAATGTGTTCGGCATCACCTCGCGGCGCATCGGCAGTTTCGAGCAGAAGGTCAAAAAACTCGGTGATCGCGACGGCTACATCGACTGGCTGTGGAAAGGCAACTTATTGATCGAGCACAAATCGCGCGGTAAAGATTTGGATCGCGCTTATCAGCAAGCCATCGACTATTTCCCCGGCCTGAAGGAACACGAGCTGCCGCGTTTCGTGCTGGTCAGCGATTTCGCCCGCTTCCGCCTGTACGACATGGTGGAAGGCACGCAGACCGAGTTTCTGCTCAAGGAACTGTACAAAAACGTCAAGCTGTTCTGGTTCATCGCCGGTTACCAGCCGCAAAAAATCTCACCGGAAAGCCCGGTCAACGCCAAGGCGGTGCAGCGCATGGCGAAGCTGCACGACCAATTGAAACAGATCGGTTATGGCCAAGCCAAACCGCGCGACTTGGAAGTGTATCTGGTGCGGCTGCTGTTTTGCCTGTTCGCCGAGGACACCGGCATTTTCGAGCGCACGCAATTCACTGAATTCATCAGCCAGCAAACGCGCGAAGACGGCAGCGATCTAGCGTCGCAACTGGCGCAACTGTTCGACATTCTGAACACACCGGAACACGCGCGGCTGAAAAACCTCGACGACACGCTGGCCCGGTTTCCGTACGTCAACGGGAAACTGTTTGAAGAGCGCTTGCCGTTCGCCAGCTTCGACCGCGACATGCGGGCTGCGCTGCTGGTGTGCTGCGCGCTCGACTGGAGCGGCATCTCCCCGGCGATTTTCGGCTCGCTGTTCCAGAACATCATGGACGAAACGCCGAACGCGCGGCGCAACCTCGGCGCGCACTACACCACCGAGGAAAACATCCTCAAGCTGATCCGCCCGCTGTTTCTCGACGAACTGCACGCCGAATTTGAAAAAATCCGCCAGACCGTCAAAGGCCGGACGCAAAACCTGCAAGCGTTTCACAGCAAACTCGCCAGCCTCAAATTTTTAGACCCGGCGTGCGGCTGCGGCAATTTCCTGGTGATCGCGTACCGCGAACTGCGCCGCCTCGAATTGGAGGTATTGCGCACACTCCATGGTGGCGGGCAGTTAGTGCTCGATATATCCAATATCGTCCGGGTTAATGTCGATCAATTCCACGGCATCGAAATCGAAGAATTCCCGGTGCAAATCGCGCAAGTCGCGCTGTGGCTCACCGACCACCAGATGAACGCACAAGTGTCAGAAGAGTTCGGCCAAAACTACATCCGCCTGCCGCTGACCAAATCCGCGCATATCGTGCACGGCAACGCGCTGCGGCTGGATTGGAATGAAGTGATTCCTGCGGAGCAATGCCATTATGTGATGGGCAACCCGCCGTTCATTGGCGCAAAATTCATGAACGACGCGCAACGCGCTGACGTTGCCGCCATCTTCCACGATACCAAAAATGCCGGATTGCTCGATTACGTCAGTTGCTGGTACCGCAAAGCCACCGATTACATCGCCGCCCATCCGGCGATCCGGGTGGCATTCGTTTCAACCAACTCGATCACGCAAGGCGAACAAACCGGCGTGCTGTGGCCGGATCTGCTGCGGCGCAGCGTGCACATTCATTTTGCCCATCGCACCTTCCAATGGAGCAGCGAAGCCAGCGGCAAAGCAGCGGTGCATTGCGTCATCATCGGTTTTGGTTTGCAAGAAGCAGCGCAGAAAACTATTTTTGAGTATGAAAATATTCAGGGCGAAGCACATGCAGTGTCTGCCAAGAATATCAATCCCTATTTAGTGGATGCGTCGAACGTCATCGCAGAAGGTCGAATGCAACCACTTTCAGCACCATATCCATTGGCTAATGGCAGTATTCCTGCTGATGGTGGTCATTTGATTCTTGAACTTGCTGATAAAGATGCATTATTAGCTTCAGATCCCGTTGCAGAAAAATGGCTACGCCCGTATTTAGGTGCGGAAGGTTTTATTCACAATCAATATCGTTACTGCTTGTGGTTACTGAATTGTCCACCTAATGAATTACGCCTTATGCCATTAGTATTGCAGCGTGTAGAGGGGGTGCGCTTATTCCGCTTGAAAAGCTCTAAAATAGCCACTCGCGAGAAAGCTACGATCCCAACCCGTTTTACTGAAAACCGGCAACCGGTGAATGGTACTTATCTGGCTTTGCCACGTACATCATCAGAAAATCGCTTTTACATACCCATTGGTTTCTTATCGTCGGATGTAATAGCTGCGAACGATTTACAAATTGTACCCAATGCAGGTTTGTATGAATTCGGTATCCTAACCAGCATAATGCACATGGCATGGATGAAAATCACATCTGGGCGTTTGGAAAGTCGGTATCGATACTCTGCAAAATACACTTACAACACTTTCCCGTGGCCGGAACCCACCGAAACGCAACGCAAAGCCATCGAAACCGCCGCGCAGGCCGTGCTCGACGCCCGTGCGTTGTTCCCCGATGCCACGTTGGCTGACTTGTACGACCCGCTGACCATGCCGCCGGAACTGGTGCGCGCGCATCAGTCACTAGATCGCGCCGTCGACGCCGCGTACGGCAAAAAATCGTTCGCTTCCGAAGCCGAGCGCGTGGCGTTTTTGTTCGAGCGCTATCAAGCGATCACCAGCCTGCTGCCTACCGCCGCAATCCGTAAACCTCGCAAGAAAATAGCGCAGCAACCCGACCATGATCCGCTTCCCTGA
- a CDS encoding YbhB/YbcL family Raf kinase inhibitor-like protein, translating to MSALMMTMFTLISTAFSHNAEIPSRHTCDGADTSPALSWSGLPEGTQSLVLIVDDPDAPDPAAPKMTWVHWVLYNIPPSASGLTEGIHEKDLPPGTLQGLNDWKRTGYGGPCPPIGTHRYFHKLYALDTVLPDLHHPTKAKLEQAMHGHILAQTELIGRYQRQH from the coding sequence ATGTCTGCTTTAATGATGACCATGTTCACCCTCATCTCAACCGCATTTTCGCATAACGCCGAGATTCCGTCGCGCCACACCTGCGACGGCGCGGATACTTCACCGGCGCTGTCGTGGAGTGGATTGCCGGAAGGCACGCAAAGCCTGGTGCTGATTGTCGACGATCCGGATGCGCCCGACCCCGCCGCGCCCAAAATGACTTGGGTGCATTGGGTTCTTTACAATATTCCGCCCAGCGCGAGCGGATTGACCGAGGGTATTCACGAAAAAGATCTGCCGCCCGGCACTCTGCAAGGACTCAACGATTGGAAACGCACCGGCTACGGCGGGCCGTGCCCGCCCATCGGTACGCACCGTTATTTTCACAAACTTTACGCTTTAGACACGGTGCTGCCGGATCTGCATCACCCCACCAAAGCGAAACTCGAACAAGCGATGCACGGCCATATCCTGGCGCAAACGGAATTGATCGGCCGATATCAGCGGCAACACTGA
- a CDS encoding 2-hydroxyacid dehydrogenase yields the protein MRAVFFDFGSVTRGDMDCTALERAVSPWQYHHDSTEAEVLERIRDAEVVVSNKVFIGREAIAAAKRLKLICVAATGYNNVDLIAAAENNVPVCNVRGYATPSVVEHVFTLMLNLARHFPDYQALVARGGWQESRFFCPLDFPVIELSGKAFGIIGYGELGHAVAQVAQAFGMQVLIADHKGQAPRPGRLGFDDVLRQADFITLHCPLSPDTQHLISRRELELMKPSAYLINTARGGLVNEADLLACLSSGGIAGAATDVVQGEPPSHDQPLLRQQPANLIITPHIAWASRESRQRLLDQLAGNIRNFFQNEPFNQITDALNSALD from the coding sequence ATGCGGGCGGTATTTTTTGATTTCGGTTCAGTCACTCGCGGCGACATGGATTGCACCGCGCTGGAACGGGCGGTTTCGCCGTGGCAGTATCATCACGATTCCACCGAGGCGGAGGTGCTGGAACGGATTCGCGACGCCGAGGTGGTGGTCAGCAACAAAGTGTTTATCGGGCGTGAAGCGATTGCGGCGGCCAAGCGGCTCAAGCTGATTTGCGTGGCGGCGACCGGTTATAACAATGTCGACCTGATCGCGGCGGCGGAAAACAACGTGCCGGTGTGCAACGTGCGCGGCTACGCCACGCCGTCGGTGGTGGAGCATGTGTTTACGCTGATGCTGAATCTGGCGCGGCATTTCCCGGATTATCAAGCATTGGTCGCGCGCGGCGGCTGGCAGGAGAGCCGGTTTTTCTGCCCGCTGGATTTTCCGGTCATCGAATTGTCCGGCAAGGCGTTCGGTATCATCGGTTACGGCGAACTCGGCCACGCCGTGGCGCAAGTGGCGCAGGCATTTGGTATGCAGGTATTGATTGCAGACCATAAAGGGCAAGCGCCGCGCCCAGGACGGTTGGGGTTCGACGACGTGCTGCGGCAGGCGGATTTTATTACGCTGCACTGTCCGCTATCGCCCGATACCCAGCACTTGATCAGCCGCCGCGAACTGGAATTGATGAAGCCGTCGGCCTATTTGATCAACACTGCGCGCGGCGGGCTGGTGAACGAAGCCGATTTGCTGGCCTGTTTATCCAGTGGAGGGATTGCCGGCGCGGCCACCGACGTCGTCCAGGGCGAGCCGCCCAGCCATGACCAGCCGTTGTTGCGGCAGCAACCGGCCAATTTGATCATTACGCCGCATATCGCCTGGGCCAGCCGCGAATCGCGCCAGCGTTTGCTCGATCAATTGGCCGGTAACATCCGCAACTTTTTCCAGAATGAACCTTTCAATCAAATTACCGATGCGCTGAACAGTGCTCTGGATTAG